Proteins encoded in a region of the Veillonella parvula genome:
- a CDS encoding helix-turn-helix domain-containing protein, giving the protein MAELGEELRRERVRRNLTFKDVEQVLHIKTTYLEAIEDGNYDIIPGQVYVKGFIRNYGNYLDLDGDRLVKVYQGQVGDIDTFSLRSVTRQKAQATPNLVQSEFVEYQTSKKRMSLETRQRKRQRSIVQERIILGIILVCMALFLLWLFLF; this is encoded by the coding sequence ATGGCTGAATTAGGCGAAGAATTACGACGTGAACGGGTAAGACGTAATCTAACCTTTAAAGATGTGGAGCAAGTGCTGCACATTAAAACAACCTATTTAGAGGCTATCGAAGATGGCAACTATGATATCATTCCTGGTCAAGTCTACGTAAAAGGTTTTATTCGAAACTATGGTAACTACTTAGATCTTGATGGGGATCGCTTGGTAAAAGTATATCAGGGCCAAGTAGGGGACATAGATACCTTTTCTTTACGTTCTGTTACAAGACAGAAGGCTCAAGCAACTCCTAATTTGGTACAAAGTGAGTTTGTTGAATACCAAACATCTAAAAAGCGTATGTCCTTAGAAACGCGTCAACGAAAACGTCAACGCTCTATTGTACAAGAACGCATTATTTTAGGGATTATTTTAGTTTGTATGGCATTATTTTTACTATGGTTATTCCTGTTCTAG
- a CDS encoding YgiQ family radical SAM protein: protein MDRFLVTEPSDMKERGWAELDFVLISGDAYVDHPSFAPAVIGRYLESKGYRVGIIDQPDWNDVEAFKKLGKPRLASLVTAGNLDSMLNKFTAAKKVRRQDDYSPGGESGHRPDRATLVYANRMKEAYSDVPLIIGGIEASLRRFGHYDYWSDTVRRSILVDSKADVLVYGMGELQIVELADALDQGRFKESLPSIRGICYMAKEIPTIDYVECPSYEAIKADKMDFADAFRIQYDEQDPFYGRIVVQKHGDRYLIQNTPALPLTQEEMDGVYNLPYTRKWHPKYDDKGGVPALSEVQFSLVSQRGCFGSCSFCAITNHQGRIIQNRSHESLIEEAHMMIKMDNFKGYIHDVGGPTANFRHLACDKQAVYGACKGRTCAAPEPCENLNTNHDDYIALLRKLRKLKGVKKVFVRSGLRYDYVLADNNKDFVRELCEFHVSGQLKVAPEHVSKRVTNMMGKAGKEEFLTFKSWFEEANKKLGKKQYLVPYFMSSHPGCALEDAIELAEFLRDHHMYPEQVQDFIPTPGSLSTCMYYTGINPLDGKPVYVAKKGRDKAKQRALMQFKNIENYDLVKEALIEANRRDLIGFGPECLIPPRPIGGNSKRISQSSKSRNGKRGCESRNRCQTGKRRSRDVTKVRTSNKSFGGRYM, encoded by the coding sequence ATGGATAGATTTTTAGTAACAGAACCTTCGGATATGAAGGAACGTGGTTGGGCTGAATTAGATTTCGTTCTCATCAGTGGGGACGCTTATGTGGACCATCCATCCTTTGCGCCTGCAGTTATCGGTAGATACTTGGAATCCAAAGGTTATCGTGTAGGCATTATAGATCAACCAGATTGGAATGATGTAGAGGCTTTCAAAAAACTAGGTAAACCACGTCTAGCATCCCTTGTTACGGCAGGGAATTTAGATTCAATGCTTAATAAATTTACGGCAGCAAAGAAAGTTCGCCGTCAAGATGATTATTCTCCAGGTGGTGAGTCAGGTCATCGTCCAGATCGTGCTACCTTGGTATATGCTAACCGTATGAAGGAGGCTTACAGTGATGTACCTCTTATCATTGGTGGTATAGAAGCGTCTTTGCGTCGCTTTGGTCATTATGACTATTGGTCAGATACGGTGCGTCGATCCATCTTAGTAGATTCTAAGGCCGATGTACTCGTCTATGGCATGGGAGAACTTCAAATCGTTGAACTAGCTGATGCCTTAGATCAGGGTCGATTTAAAGAGTCTTTGCCATCTATACGTGGCATTTGCTACATGGCAAAGGAAATTCCAACCATTGACTATGTAGAGTGCCCATCGTATGAAGCTATTAAGGCGGATAAGATGGATTTTGCCGATGCATTCCGCATTCAATACGATGAACAAGATCCGTTCTATGGACGTATTGTAGTCCAAAAGCATGGTGATAGATATCTCATTCAGAACACGCCTGCGTTGCCATTGACACAGGAGGAAATGGACGGTGTCTATAACTTGCCATATACTCGAAAGTGGCATCCTAAATACGATGATAAGGGTGGTGTGCCAGCATTAAGCGAAGTTCAATTTAGCCTTGTGAGCCAACGAGGTTGCTTTGGCAGTTGTTCTTTCTGTGCTATTACTAATCACCAAGGGCGTATCATTCAGAATCGTAGTCATGAGTCTTTGATTGAAGAAGCTCACATGATGATCAAGATGGACAATTTTAAAGGGTATATTCATGATGTAGGGGGCCCTACGGCAAACTTCCGCCATCTAGCTTGCGATAAACAAGCTGTCTATGGTGCGTGTAAAGGTCGTACTTGTGCGGCTCCAGAGCCTTGTGAAAACTTGAATACAAATCATGATGACTATATTGCTTTACTGCGTAAATTACGTAAACTAAAAGGTGTAAAAAAGGTATTTGTTCGTTCTGGTTTGCGTTATGACTATGTACTAGCCGATAACAATAAAGATTTTGTGCGGGAACTTTGCGAGTTTCACGTAAGTGGGCAGCTAAAGGTAGCTCCAGAACATGTATCTAAACGGGTTACCAATATGATGGGGAAAGCTGGTAAAGAAGAATTCCTAACCTTTAAGTCTTGGTTTGAAGAGGCAAATAAAAAGCTTGGTAAGAAACAATACTTAGTGCCGTACTTTATGAGCTCTCATCCCGGTTGTGCCCTAGAGGATGCTATTGAATTAGCGGAATTTTTACGAGATCACCATATGTACCCAGAGCAAGTACAGGATTTTATTCCTACGCCGGGTAGCCTTTCTACTTGTATGTATTATACGGGCATTAATCCACTAGATGGAAAACCTGTTTATGTTGCTAAAAAGGGTAGAGATAAAGCAAAACAGCGCGCATTGATGCAGTTTAAAAATATTGAAAACTATGACCTTGTTAAAGAGGCTCTCATAGAAGCCAATCGACGTGATTTAATTGGCTTTGGCCCAGAATGTTTAATTCCACCCCGACCAATTGGTGGAAATTCTAAGCGTATTAGCCAATCTAGTAAATCCCGTAATGGCAAACGAGGTTGCGAATCTAGGAATCGATGCCAGACTGGAAAAAGGCGTAGTAGAGATGTGACTAAAGTTCGTACATCTAATAAAAGTTTTGGTGGTCGTTACATGTAG